From the Cherax quadricarinatus isolate ZL_2023a chromosome 34, ASM3850222v1, whole genome shotgun sequence genome, one window contains:
- the Polr1C gene encoding DNA-directed RNA polymerases I and III subunit RPAC1 — protein METGRLTMEEFQLVNKTDGLTISSKKKNVKESKAAEASIANCKVEIIRMDPFEMEIDFIGFNISLVNAYRRIILAEVPTMAIEKVYMYNNTSIVQDEVLAHRLGLVPLKVDPRYFEFRNKEETEWGAQDSVKYSLNVRCSKNPKAAADETNPDILYLNRKVMSSSLKWIPLGNQTDIFQEANMQPLHQDILLAKMNSGHEINLEAFAVKGIGSDHAKFQPGLAWYRLLPEIELTREVEGEQADLLQKCFSPGVIDVVTTPGGRRLAKVNDTRNDACSRNVFQYDSIKDSVKLTRKTDHVIFFVESHSALKSYEILEEAVNIMIGKCSLLLAETDKLIESSAPS, from the exons ATGGAGACAGGAAGATTAACAATGGAGGAATTCCAGTTAGTTAAT AAAACTGACGGCCTAACTATATCCTCAAAGAAGAAAAACGTCAAGGAGAGTAAGGCAGCCGAGGCCAGCATTGCAAATTGCAAGGTTGAAATTATAAGGATGGATCCCTTCGAAATGGAGATAGACTTCATTGGCTTTAACATCTCTCTTGTAAATGCTTATAGAAGAATTATACTGGCAGAG gtACCAACAATGGCAATAGAGAAGGTGTATATGTACAATAATACCAGCATTGTTCAAGATGAAGTTTTAGCACACAGACTGGGCCTTGTTCCTCTTAAAGTGGATCCACGATACTTTGAATTTCGAAACAAAG AGGAAACAGAGTGGGGTGCTCAGGACTCTGTTAAATATTCGCTTAATGTACGATGTTCAAAGAATCCTAAAGCAGCAGCTGATGAGACTAACCCTGACATTCTCTACCTTAACAGAAAAG ttATGTCATCAAGTCTGAAGTGGATTCCTTTGGGTAACCAAACTGACATCTTCCAGGAAGCCAATATGCAGCCTCTGCATCAGGATATTTTATTAGCCAAAATGAACTCTGGCCATGAAATAAACTTGGAAGCATTTGCTGTCAAAG GTATTGGTAGTGACCATGCCAAGTTCCAGCCTGGCCTTGCGTGGTATCGTCTCTTGCCTGAAATAGAACTGACTCGAGAAGTTGAGGGTGAGCAAGCTGACCTTCTCCAGAAATGCTTCTCCCCTGGAGTGATTGATGTTGTTACTACTCCAGGAG GGAGAAGACTAGCAAAGGTGAATGATACTCGAAATGATGCCTGCTCCAGAAATGTATTCCAGTATGATAGCATCAAAGACTCTGTTAAGCTCACAAGGAAGACTGATCATGTGATTT TTTTTGTAGAGTCACACAGTGCGCTGAAGAGTTATGAAATCTTAGAAGAAGCTGTCAACATCATGATTGGCAAGTGTAGCTTGTTGTTAGCAGAAACTGACAAGCTCATAGAGAGCAGTGCACCAAGCTAA